In a single window of the Diospyros lotus cultivar Yz01 chromosome 10, ASM1463336v1, whole genome shotgun sequence genome:
- the LOC127812169 gene encoding uncharacterized protein LOC127812169, protein MLGRNPLLRSGSFRPENLGQNALAMIGNLCFTIFVVGVLVFTIIAATYEPDDPLFHPSTKITTFLTSKSNATFQSDETVVKTGEDFMAANQTAFATFINITDVDNGDANNANLDCTNEVDKPIDCTDPEVFHVMMKAAIEFFKDMHFYRFGKPVPGSNDTSCHMAWRFRPKEGKTASFYKDYRSFVVSRSENCTLTVVRIGDYHSGGNARKRKRNQKLGFEKKPKTEGLQPISLPEVGEIVNDSLPIVESEGSFSQGRYLIYIGGGDRCKSMNHYLWSFMCALGEAQYLNRTLVMDLSICLSSIYTSSHQDEEGKDFRFYFDFQHLKESASVLDQAQFWSDWTKWHQKHGFGIHLVEDFRITPMKLFDIKDTLIMRKFGSVEPDNYWYRVCEGETESVVQRPWHLVWKSKRLMDIVSAISSRLNWDFDSVHIVRGEKARNKELWPNLDADTSPDALLSSLQDKIEDGRNLYIATNEPDTSFFDPLKDKYSTHFLDEYKDLWNESSEWYTETAKLNNGVGVEFDGYMRISVDTEVFLRGKKQIETFNDLTKDCRDGINTCSSAS, encoded by the coding sequence ATGTTGGGGCGGAATCCACTTCTGCGGAGCGGGAGTTTCCGGCCGGAAAATCTCGGCCAAAATGCTCTTGCGATGATTGGCAACCTTTGTTTCACGATTTTTGTGGTTGGGGTCTTGGTTTTCACCATCATTGCAGCCACCTATGAGCCTGACGACCCTTTGTTCCACCCCTCCACTAAGATCACCACTTTTCTCACATCCAAATCCAATGCCACTTTTCAATCAGATGAGACTGTGGTCAAGACTGGCGAAGATTTTATGGCTGCCAATCAGACTGCATTTGCCACTTTCATTAACATCACTGATGTTGATAATGGCGATGCAAATAATGCCAATCTTGATTGCACCAATGAGGTGGATAAACCCATCGATTGTACGGACCCAGAAGTTTTCCATGTGATGATGAAGGCTGCTATAGAATTTTTTAAGGATATGCATTTTTATCGGTTTGGTAAACCTGTTCCTGGGTCAAATGATACTTCCTGCCACATGGCGTGGCGGTTTAGACCCAAGGAAGGAAAGACTGCATCATTTTATAAGGACTATCGGAGTTTTGTGGTTTCCAGATCTGAAAATTGTACTCTCACTGTTGTTCGAATTGGAGACTATCATTCTGGAGGGAATGctaggaagaggaagaggaaccAGAAACTAGGGTTTGAGAAGAAGCCTAAGACAGAAGGGTTGCAGCCTATTTCTCTTCCTGAAGTGGGGGAAATTGTAAATGACTCTCTGCCTATAGTTGAATCGGAGGGTTCATTTAGCCAGGGCCGGTACTTGATTTATATTGGAGGCGGGGATAGATGCAAAAGCATGAATCATTACCTGTGGAGTTTCATGTGTGCTCTGGGTGAAGCTCAGTACTTGAATCGGACACTAGTTATGGATTTGAGTATTTGTTTGTCTTCCATCTACACCTCATCACATCAGGATGAAGAGGGGAAAGATTTCAGGTTTTACTTTGACTTCCAGCATCTGAAAGAATCAGCTTCTGTGTTGGACCAGGCTCAGTTTTGGTCTGACTGGACTAAGTGGCACCAGAAACATGGGTTCGGCATCCATCTGGTGGAGGATTTTAGGATCACTCCAATGAAGCTATTTGACATCAAGGACACTTTGATTATGAGGAAATTTGGGTCTGTGGAGCCAGACAATTACTGGTACAGGGTGTGTGAAGGGGAGACAGAGTCAGTTGTACAGCGACCTTGGCATCTGGTATGGAAGTCTAAGCGGTTGATGGATATAGTGTCTGCAATTTCATCAAGGTTGAATTGGGATTTTGACTCTGTTCATATCGTTAGAGGAGAAAAGGCTAGGAATAAGGAGCTCTGGCCCAATCTGGATGCAGATACATCACCTGATGCTCTTCTCTCATCTTTGCAGGACAAAATTGAAGATGGAAGGAACCTGTACATTGCTACTAACGAACCTGACACATCCTTCTTTGATCCTTTAAAAGACAAGTACTCCACTCATTTTCTTGATGAATATAAAGATCTCTGGAATGAGAGTAGTGAATGGTACACAGAGACTGCAAAGCTTAATAATGGGGTTGGTGTTGAATTTGATGGTTACATGAGGATCTCTGTTGATACAGAAGTGTTCTTGAGGGGGAAAAAGCAAATTGAAACATTCAATGATCTCACTAAAGACTGCAGGGATGGAATTAACACCTGCAGCTCAGCTAGCTAA